One window from the genome of Rhodopirellula halodulae encodes:
- a CDS encoding glycosyltransferase family 4 protein codes for MTVEGSASNATVVYLLNFLAPDVIAITQAWNQKVGKLIVLISVSMEGNRSWVPDDGGLNVREQRTWTRTRIDRHPGGYEDVNYVHFPLDTMSQLRRAQPEVVVSAELGMRSMLSAVHCGLSGWFGLRPRRCKLVLAVSTSPWIESSRSGWLRRTQRRWLLRCADRVTYHGPECQQWLLDFGVPADRLAPFQYAADPTKIYRDELQAHASDQVRVVTVGQLIDRKGVREGLRQMIEVASSNPTLRLQWTLVGGGPLLDEIQSAATPANLTVRCLGNCTTEQIRDAYRDHEVMFFPTRGDEWGLVVDEALHSGLVVIGNPRAQAVSTLVKDGVNGWVCPIDDTASLGSALTTFSAMSGDERMMMREQARSSVSDRTPEHAADQITAVIDQLIEHQSGDSSRH; via the coding sequence ATGACGGTTGAAGGGTCCGCGTCGAACGCGACGGTTGTTTATCTGCTGAACTTCTTGGCGCCGGATGTGATCGCGATCACTCAGGCTTGGAATCAGAAAGTCGGCAAGTTGATCGTGTTGATCTCGGTTTCGATGGAAGGCAATCGGTCTTGGGTACCGGACGATGGTGGGTTGAATGTTCGCGAGCAGCGCACATGGACTCGCACACGAATCGATCGTCATCCCGGTGGATATGAGGACGTGAATTACGTTCATTTTCCATTGGACACGATGAGCCAACTTCGTCGCGCCCAACCCGAGGTGGTGGTTTCCGCTGAATTGGGAATGCGGTCAATGTTGTCCGCCGTTCATTGTGGGCTCTCGGGTTGGTTTGGACTGCGACCTCGGCGATGCAAATTGGTGTTAGCCGTCAGCACTTCGCCGTGGATTGAATCAAGTCGCTCAGGCTGGCTGCGGCGAACTCAACGACGATGGCTGTTGAGGTGTGCCGATCGCGTGACCTATCACGGTCCCGAGTGCCAACAATGGTTGCTTGATTTTGGAGTGCCTGCGGATCGCCTGGCTCCGTTTCAATATGCCGCAGATCCGACCAAGATCTATCGCGATGAGTTGCAAGCACACGCGAGTGATCAAGTGCGTGTCGTCACTGTCGGTCAGTTGATCGATCGCAAAGGAGTTCGTGAAGGATTGCGGCAGATGATCGAGGTGGCTTCGTCGAATCCAACGCTGCGTTTGCAATGGACGCTCGTGGGTGGTGGTCCCTTATTGGATGAAATTCAGTCCGCTGCGACACCCGCGAATTTGACGGTGCGATGTCTTGGCAACTGCACGACGGAGCAGATTCGCGATGCCTATCGAGACCACGAAGTGATGTTCTTTCCGACCCGTGGCGACGAATGGGGATTGGTGGTCGACGAGGCTTTGCATAGCGGTTTGGTTGTCATCGGCAATCCGCGGGCTCAAGCCGTCAGCACGTTGGTGAAGGATGGTGTGAACGGTTGGGTCTGCCCAATCGACGACACGGCTTCCCTCGGTTCTGCGTTGACGACATTCTCGGCAATGTCAGGCGACGAACGCATGATGATGCGTGAGCAGGCTCGCAGTTCGGTTTCGGATCGAACGCCGGAGCATGCGGCTGACCAAATCACGGCGGTCATTGATCAGTTGATCGAACATCAAAGCGGCGATTCCAGCCGCCATTGA
- a CDS encoding SDR family NAD(P)-dependent oxidoreductase, with protein sequence MSRPRNDSPNQRSSHGIVVTGASSGIGRAIAIQLAKSEHAAGLRGRFLVHFRNNRAGAESTAESIRELGHHVETVSADLAKPAEVDHLADVAFDRLGTIQTWVNNAGVDVLTGDAANWSFEEKLQKLLAVDVQGTIRLSRSVGDRLLQQAQTQHSSQILPPVMVFIGWDQAPLGMEGDAGLMFGPVKAAVMAFSASLAQTLAPHVRVNTVSPGWIQTAWGESTHGYWDQRATGQSLMNRWGRPEDIAEAVAYLTQPSNSFVTGQNLNVNGGWNRRFDVRSTDQ encoded by the coding sequence ATGTCCCGCCCACGAAACGACTCGCCGAACCAACGATCTTCTCATGGCATCGTCGTGACCGGTGCCTCCAGCGGCATCGGCCGGGCGATCGCGATCCAGCTGGCGAAATCAGAACACGCCGCTGGTCTGCGCGGACGTTTTCTCGTCCATTTCCGCAACAACCGTGCCGGTGCGGAGTCGACCGCAGAATCGATTCGCGAATTGGGGCACCACGTGGAAACCGTCTCAGCTGACTTGGCAAAACCCGCAGAAGTCGACCATTTGGCCGACGTGGCGTTTGACCGACTCGGAACGATTCAAACCTGGGTCAACAACGCGGGCGTGGATGTGTTGACGGGGGATGCAGCCAATTGGTCGTTCGAGGAGAAACTGCAGAAGCTACTCGCCGTCGATGTACAAGGCACCATTCGATTGTCTCGGTCCGTGGGCGACCGACTGCTTCAACAAGCTCAGACACAACATTCCAGTCAGATCCTGCCGCCGGTGATGGTGTTCATCGGTTGGGACCAGGCTCCCTTGGGAATGGAAGGCGACGCGGGATTGATGTTCGGACCCGTCAAAGCTGCGGTCATGGCTTTCTCGGCATCACTGGCACAAACGCTGGCACCACACGTTCGTGTGAACACCGTATCGCCGGGCTGGATCCAAACAGCCTGGGGCGAAAGCACGCATGGCTATTGGGATCAGCGCGCGACCGGGCAATCGCTGATGAATCGTTGGGGCCGCCCGGAAGACATCGCCGAAGCGGTCGCCTACCTAACCCAGCCCAGCAACAGTTTCGTGACCGGACAAAATCTGAATGTCAATGGCGGCTGGAATCGCCGCTTTGATGTTCGATCAACTGATCAATGA
- a CDS encoding CNNM domain-containing protein encodes MLLLIYLVAAIGFSFYCSVAEAVLLSITPSFIATLEKTKPVAAQRLARLKANIDRPLAAILSLNTVAHTIGAAGVGAEAARLYGNQAVGIASAVMTLLVLVFSEIIPKTIGALYWRALGPAIASSVRYLIFLMYPLVWMSELLTKLLSGGKSHHTLTRDELSAMAEIGAQQGVLDDHESRVFQSLMRLPDLTAQDIMTPRVVIIAYPETMTIGELLHKTMPDPSDETNTEQSPGRVEDVVDLPVSRIPIYDQQLDRITGFVLKVDLLLAHTRGQSDRALKEFSRPIAIVRHNRPLPKLLEILLEGRHHLAMVSDDYGSIVGLVTLEDLVETLLGLEIVDESDTQVDLQQYARKRWEERAAKIGIQPLDGPPSSSSETNHEEGKSNETDSAH; translated from the coding sequence ATGCTTCTGCTGATCTATCTCGTCGCCGCCATCGGCTTTTCGTTTTATTGCAGTGTGGCGGAAGCGGTGTTGCTTTCCATCACGCCATCGTTCATCGCCACGTTGGAAAAGACCAAACCCGTTGCTGCCCAGCGGTTGGCCCGGTTGAAGGCAAACATCGACCGGCCATTAGCGGCAATTTTGAGTTTGAACACCGTCGCTCACACGATCGGTGCGGCGGGCGTGGGTGCCGAGGCGGCTCGGTTGTATGGCAATCAAGCCGTCGGGATCGCCAGTGCGGTGATGACGTTGCTGGTTCTGGTTTTCAGCGAGATCATTCCCAAAACCATCGGCGCGTTGTACTGGCGTGCGTTGGGACCGGCGATCGCTTCGTCGGTTCGCTATCTGATTTTTTTGATGTACCCGCTGGTTTGGATGAGCGAGTTGCTGACCAAGTTGCTTTCGGGAGGCAAGAGCCATCACACACTGACACGCGATGAATTGTCTGCGATGGCTGAGATTGGGGCGCAGCAGGGTGTGCTGGACGATCACGAGTCTCGCGTGTTCCAGTCTTTGATGCGTCTACCAGACCTGACGGCCCAAGACATCATGACGCCTCGAGTGGTCATCATTGCTTATCCCGAGACGATGACCATTGGCGAGCTGCTGCATAAAACGATGCCCGATCCATCGGATGAAACCAATACCGAACAAAGTCCAGGCAGAGTCGAGGACGTCGTTGATCTGCCTGTTTCTCGGATTCCGATCTACGACCAACAGCTCGATCGGATCACCGGGTTTGTGCTGAAGGTGGATTTGCTGCTCGCTCACACACGCGGGCAATCAGATCGTGCTCTAAAAGAGTTTTCTCGGCCGATCGCAATCGTTCGGCACAATCGTCCGCTGCCCAAATTGTTGGAAATTTTGCTCGAGGGACGTCACCATCTTGCGATGGTCAGTGACGACTATGGCAGCATCGTGGGGCTGGTCACGCTGGAGGATTTAGTCGAGACGCTGTTGGGGCTTGAGATCGTTGACGAATCCGACACGCAAGTGGATCTTCAGCAGTACGCTCGCAAGCGTTGGGAAGAACGTGCCGCCAAGATCGGCATTCAACCCTTGGACGGACCGCCCTCCAGTTCATCCGAAACGAATCACGAGGAAGGCAAGTCCAACGAGACGGATTCCGCCCACTGA
- a CDS encoding bifunctional folylpolyglutamate synthase/dihydrofolate synthase, with amino-acid sequence MISRDHDAYQSAISWLVNRIDYEKLASSGSRYRFTLDRMRDLMERLGHGQHLVQLSDSAGDPPATDQSLTAPPTSPESNSAGSASTPPINPINDSVRIIHLAGTKGKGSAATMVAALLRAAGYRVGLYTSPHLVHLEERFRVDGQMATPAEMVALIDSMRPIVQAMTDAPIGGPSFFELTTAMAIEHFHRHHCDVWVLETGLGGRLDSTNVFQSHATAITTIGLDHQHVLGNTPELIAAEKAGILKPHTPAINGVPHGTVRDVIVQIAKNVDVPIRHLGDDIQILAKSNEVTDAGTSTCIAQPTWGSQFRIRGLGEWMPEQTDIQLKLEGKHQVHNAAIALALVDSIPSIREKLRPEDRIHECLASLQMQARLERFDLPGNRVLLLDTAHNADSIDAMLNVLHDRMQGRKLHCLFGTSADKNVPAMLERMQPHFDRWILTRYEGNPRYVPVDQLQTFALESGLSADAIRVIERPLQACATAIDGLSSDEVLVICGSFFLAAELRPWLVEQADQWAESVSLDLPSS; translated from the coding sequence GTGATCTCGCGAGACCATGACGCCTATCAATCAGCGATCAGCTGGTTGGTCAACCGAATTGACTACGAAAAACTCGCCAGCTCCGGTTCGCGATACCGATTCACTTTGGATCGAATGCGAGACCTCATGGAGCGACTGGGGCATGGCCAGCATTTGGTCCAGTTGTCTGATTCAGCCGGTGATCCGCCTGCGACCGATCAGTCCCTCACCGCCCCCCCGACTAGCCCCGAATCAAACAGCGCCGGCTCAGCCTCCACGCCACCAATCAATCCGATCAATGATTCCGTTCGAATCATTCACTTGGCGGGCACCAAAGGAAAAGGCAGCGCGGCCACCATGGTCGCGGCTCTGCTCCGTGCTGCCGGTTATCGAGTCGGCCTGTACACGTCGCCGCACCTGGTTCACCTGGAGGAACGATTCCGAGTCGATGGCCAAATGGCGACTCCTGCGGAGATGGTCGCATTGATCGATTCCATGCGGCCAATCGTCCAGGCAATGACCGACGCTCCCATCGGTGGACCTTCGTTTTTCGAACTCACCACGGCGATGGCAATCGAACACTTCCATCGCCATCATTGCGACGTGTGGGTTTTGGAAACCGGACTGGGAGGAAGGTTGGACAGCACCAACGTTTTTCAAAGCCACGCGACGGCGATCACCACTATCGGTTTGGACCACCAACATGTGCTGGGCAACACACCCGAACTGATCGCGGCAGAAAAGGCTGGCATTTTGAAACCGCATACGCCGGCGATCAACGGTGTCCCCCATGGCACCGTCCGCGATGTCATCGTGCAGATCGCAAAAAACGTGGACGTCCCCATTCGGCACCTCGGCGACGACATTCAGATCCTTGCCAAATCAAACGAGGTCACCGATGCAGGCACATCGACCTGCATCGCCCAACCAACATGGGGCAGCCAATTCCGCATTCGCGGGCTCGGTGAATGGATGCCGGAACAAACCGACATTCAGCTCAAGCTGGAAGGCAAACACCAAGTCCACAACGCGGCGATAGCGCTAGCGTTGGTTGATTCCATTCCTAGCATCCGTGAAAAGTTGAGACCGGAAGACCGCATTCACGAATGCCTCGCGTCATTGCAGATGCAAGCTCGTTTGGAACGCTTTGATCTACCAGGCAATCGAGTTTTGCTGTTGGACACGGCTCACAATGCGGATTCCATCGACGCGATGCTAAACGTCCTGCACGACAGAATGCAGGGTCGAAAACTGCATTGTCTGTTTGGCACCAGTGCCGACAAAAACGTGCCGGCGATGCTGGAGCGGATGCAGCCTCACTTCGACCGTTGGATCCTGACTCGATACGAAGGCAATCCACGCTATGTCCCGGTGGACCAACTGCAAACATTCGCGTTGGAGTCGGGTCTATCCGCCGATGCCATTCGCGTGATCGAACGTCCATTGCAAGCCTGCGCGACCGCGATTGATGGTCTGAGTTCCGACGAGGTGCTGGTGATCTGCGGATCGTTCTTTTTAGCGGCCGAACTACGCCCGTGGCTGGTAGAACAAGCCGATCAGTGGGCGGAATCCGTCTCGTTGGACTTGCCTTCCTCGTGA
- a CDS encoding ABC transporter ATP-binding protein, translating to MSNEPNAAVADAPQTATPDSADASSSVVIETRNLSKIYRDFWGRKKVHALKSLDIEVRPGEIFGLLGPNGSGKSTTIKLILGLLFPTSGRVLVFDQDASETRKNERIGYLPEESYLYKFLTADETLDFYGRLFDLSASERRDRVSQLIEMVGLQGAKHRQLKEYSKGMTRRVGLAQALINDPDLILLDEPTTGLDPIGTREMKDLILGLRDQGKTVLLCSHQLADVQDVCDRVAILHQGELKELGRVSDLLKVQDVTEVHASGLSDAAKSEIAEVIARHGGTVQSIDNPTATMEDLFLNIVRESEARPGARRVSQSPEAASANDGSSDSDGGQA from the coding sequence GTGAGTAATGAACCCAACGCGGCCGTGGCTGACGCGCCGCAAACCGCGACACCGGATTCTGCCGACGCCTCCAGCTCGGTCGTCATCGAGACCCGCAACCTGAGCAAGATTTACCGTGACTTTTGGGGCCGGAAAAAGGTTCACGCTCTGAAGTCCTTGGACATCGAAGTTCGTCCGGGGGAAATCTTCGGTTTGTTGGGGCCTAACGGAAGCGGCAAATCCACCACCATCAAGTTGATCCTCGGTTTGCTGTTCCCAACCAGCGGCCGCGTTCTGGTTTTTGATCAGGACGCCAGCGAGACTCGCAAGAACGAGCGAATCGGCTACCTGCCCGAAGAATCGTACCTGTACAAGTTTTTGACGGCCGACGAGACGCTGGATTTCTATGGTCGATTGTTTGACTTGTCCGCCTCGGAACGTCGCGACCGTGTTTCTCAACTGATCGAAATGGTCGGTCTGCAAGGTGCCAAGCACCGCCAATTGAAGGAATACAGTAAGGGGATGACCCGCCGTGTGGGTCTGGCTCAGGCGTTGATCAATGACCCCGATTTGATCTTGTTGGACGAGCCAACCACCGGTTTGGACCCCATCGGTACTCGCGAAATGAAGGATTTGATCCTCGGGCTTCGCGACCAAGGGAAAACGGTTTTGTTGTGCAGCCACCAACTCGCCGACGTTCAAGACGTTTGCGACCGAGTTGCGATTCTGCACCAAGGCGAACTGAAAGAACTTGGACGCGTCAGCGATTTGCTGAAGGTTCAAGACGTGACCGAAGTTCACGCGTCGGGATTGTCCGATGCGGCGAAGTCTGAAATCGCGGAAGTCATCGCTCGTCACGGCGGAACCGTTCAGTCGATCGACAACCCCACCGCCACGATGGAAGATTTGTTCCTCAACATTGTTCGTGAAAGCGAAGCTCGTCCCGGTGCTCGTCGCGTGTCTCAATCCCCCGAAGCGGCTTCCGCCAATGATGGCAGCAGCGACAGCGACGGAGGACAGGCATGA
- a CDS encoding ABC transporter permease — translation MNLQPEDFWSYSQWFLRDGAFLESAALKGIVLFVLAVVLGLIAGYVISSSRYGSGEGFFAVARAVRDFFKFDLPGTSIRRILALARLSFKEALRRKVLYIVGLFVVLLLLAGWYLNPQSDDPARLYVSFVLTATNYLVLALALFISAFSLPEDIKNKTIYTIVTKPVRATEIIAGRMLGFVGVGTMILVPMGLLSYLFVVRGLDHTHLEVVEVRELPGGGYEGETDYVQFHSHTFQLNEDGEGVTNIVRGHRHVVRRNDDGTFSIGPPQGALRARIPSYGSIRFRDRSGNLQEEGIDVGNERLAGGYSSAGISRLIGVSKGSRKIEHGYVEGGSLGTAEFTFDNVTKERYPDGIPVDLSLRAYRSYKGDIETGIRGSVTLKHPDKAIETNPVAFIVDEYEVDEKVLSLDMEGTDGNETRMLNVFDDLVNEDGQLMVIIRCLDRAQYLGVTKSGVYLHPADNTFGWNLTKAYGSIWLQMTMVIAFGVMFSTFLTGPVAMIATFVCVLLGFSAEQVFDTRHYIDSGIERGGGPIESMVRLLRQDAMTTQLDVDTVAAKVIKTVDAAIVYGLDAIATALPNLPKMVETAEYAASGFDIFGALLARHATATFGYVLLAFVVSYFILKSREIAA, via the coding sequence ATGAACCTGCAACCGGAGGATTTCTGGTCGTACTCACAATGGTTTTTGAGAGACGGGGCGTTCCTGGAAAGCGCCGCTTTAAAAGGCATTGTGCTGTTCGTCCTGGCGGTGGTCCTTGGGCTGATCGCCGGTTACGTGATCTCGTCATCTCGCTACGGATCCGGCGAAGGTTTCTTCGCGGTGGCCCGTGCCGTTCGTGATTTCTTCAAGTTCGATCTGCCGGGTACGAGCATTCGTCGCATTCTTGCGCTGGCTCGCCTGTCGTTCAAAGAAGCCTTGCGTCGCAAGGTGCTCTACATCGTTGGTTTGTTTGTCGTCTTGCTGTTGCTGGCCGGTTGGTATCTGAACCCGCAAAGTGATGACCCGGCTCGTTTGTATGTCAGCTTTGTTTTGACGGCGACCAACTATTTGGTGTTGGCACTCGCTTTGTTCATCAGCGCGTTTTCGTTGCCCGAGGACATCAAGAACAAAACGATCTACACGATCGTCACCAAGCCCGTCCGAGCGACGGAGATCATCGCCGGTCGCATGCTTGGTTTCGTCGGTGTTGGAACGATGATCTTGGTGCCAATGGGACTTCTCAGTTACCTCTTTGTGGTTCGCGGATTGGATCACACGCACTTGGAAGTGGTGGAAGTCCGCGAACTTCCTGGCGGTGGGTACGAAGGTGAAACGGACTACGTCCAATTTCACTCGCACACGTTTCAGTTGAACGAAGACGGCGAAGGCGTGACGAACATCGTCCGTGGCCACCGTCACGTGGTTCGACGCAACGACGATGGGACGTTCTCCATCGGTCCGCCACAGGGGGCGCTGCGAGCTCGCATTCCATCCTACGGTTCGATCCGGTTCCGCGATCGTTCTGGGAACTTGCAAGAAGAGGGCATCGACGTCGGGAACGAACGTCTGGCTGGTGGTTACAGCTCCGCCGGAATTTCGCGTTTGATCGGCGTGTCCAAAGGCTCACGCAAAATTGAACACGGCTACGTCGAAGGCGGGTCATTGGGAACCGCGGAGTTCACGTTCGACAACGTGACCAAGGAACGCTATCCCGATGGCATCCCCGTCGACCTCTCGCTTCGAGCTTACCGTTCTTACAAAGGTGACATCGAAACCGGTATTCGCGGTTCGGTCACTTTGAAGCATCCCGACAAAGCAATTGAGACGAATCCGGTTGCATTCATCGTCGACGAGTACGAAGTGGACGAAAAGGTGTTGAGCCTGGATATGGAGGGCACCGACGGCAACGAGACTCGGATGCTGAACGTTTTTGACGACTTGGTCAACGAAGACGGTCAGCTAATGGTCATCATTCGTTGCTTGGACCGTGCTCAGTACCTGGGTGTCACCAAGAGTGGCGTGTATCTGCACCCGGCGGACAATACATTCGGTTGGAACCTGACCAAGGCCTACGGTTCGATCTGGTTGCAGATGACCATGGTGATTGCCTTTGGTGTGATGTTCAGTACGTTCTTGACGGGGCCGGTCGCCATGATCGCGACGTTCGTTTGCGTGCTGCTCGGATTTTCCGCCGAACAAGTCTTTGATACCCGGCACTACATCGACAGTGGCATCGAGCGTGGAGGTGGACCAATTGAGTCGATGGTTCGTTTGCTACGGCAAGACGCGATGACCACTCAGTTGGACGTCGATACGGTCGCGGCAAAGGTGATCAAGACGGTGGATGCGGCAATCGTTTACGGTTTGGACGCGATTGCAACCGCTCTGCCCAACTTGCCGAAGATGGTGGAAACCGCCGAGTACGCCGCGTCCGGCTTTGATATTTTTGGTGCTTTGCTCGCGAGGCACGCTACGGCTACGTTTGGATATGTCCTGCTTGCCTTTGTCGTCAGTTATTTCATCCTGAAGTCACGAGAGATCGCAGCATGA